The genome window CCACCACCTTGTCGATCCCGGCGCCGACATAGGGGTCCACCATAAGATCGACGGCTTGACGCAGTCCGTCAGCGTCCTTCAACAGGGTCGTCACGTCATAGAAGAGGATTCCCGCTTTGGGAAAGTCGGGGACCTCCCGGATCTTCTTCTTCAATTCCTCCACGGCTCACCTCTCAATGGAAAAGTTCAAGAAAGGGCCCGGCGAGACCTTGTTCCACTCCAGGCCCAGAACCCGGGCAAAGAACGGCCCTGTCCGCAGTTGAGCTTCGAACTCCTTCAAGGTGGTGGCCTCGGCCTCGGCGTGGACCTCCACATCTCCGTCGTCCCGGTTTCGGACCCAACCGGTCACTCCCAGGCGCTGGGCCGACCGGTATGTGAAATACCGAAAACCCACGCCCTGGACCCGGCCCGTCAATCGATACCGTCGAGCAGCCATGACATTCATCCGTAGTTCGCCCGTGATTGTGTCGAGCGCCCATGAGAAAAGCCTTCGGTAACCAGATTGTGTCTGGTCGGGGCGAGAGGATTTGAACCTCCGACCTCACGGTCCCGAACCGTGCGCGCTACCAAACTGCGCCACGCCCCGAGGCAGGAGAAAGGCTAATAAATAGCATATTTCAAGAGCAGGAATCCACCGATCAGCAGGACCGTGAAGACCACGGTCAGCCAACTGAAATAGGAAT of Acidobacteriota bacterium contains these proteins:
- a CDS encoding acylphosphatase; this translates as MNVMAARRYRLTGRVQGVGFRYFTYRSAQRLGVTGWVRNRDDGDVEVHAEAEATTLKEFEAQLRTGPFFARVLGLEWNKVSPGPFLNFSIER